In Toxotes jaculatrix isolate fToxJac2 chromosome 20, fToxJac2.pri, whole genome shotgun sequence, the following proteins share a genomic window:
- the LOC121200571 gene encoding kelch-like protein 34 produces MDSYSFLYSSSHRTGLLSGFQRLRTERKMCDVVLEAGGISFPCHRALLASSSEYFWALFGGTTAESLADSIRLPALTPEGLEAILDFLYSGWLSISPSKISVILEAARYLQVETAVSICEHFMIDGLSAENCCSYANLAERHALSNALEAANQTIATDMGTLLQESRDDLLELNIQSLMAVLDADEIPGVKEVELVKLALDWLDENGPLPLLKSNLLLSRLRFGLVSVSDLTNLNHRAMATPLIRSQLTRALEYHRMGSAQPIRQSRQSTLRASSSRVLLVGGGPSADWPEQQVLAFDPRSKKFSSLSSCLPLRLRNHCACSVGGFLFVIGGEEVKEGDEDGKKPVTKATSNQVWRYDPRFDCWEQVESMLERRAQFTCCVVEDVIYVIGGRHTRPDTDTHTSVSSVEFYDMTMGVWRRGATMPRPLYGHASAVLDNNIYVSGGLPGNQGNIHSSNHGDNPDENRESCREFLCWDRKGRVWEKRASMSIARFSHRLTTAHGYIYALLGMYEPFCDIERYDSQSDHWTRLRPLLIGSFKYGMVSMPSGNLLVFGGIRWNDGEEVIMKSVLEYNTKKDCWREICQLPRPLTGTECTLLPLPD; encoded by the coding sequence ATGGACAGCTACTCCTTTCTCTACAGTTCATCCCACAGAACCGGACTTCTATCCGGCTTCCAGCGCCTGCGCACTGAGAGAAAGATGTGTGATGTCGTCCTTGAGGCCGGAGGCATATCCTTCCCATGTCACCGTGCCCTTTTGGCCAGCTCCAGTGAGTATTTCTGGGCTCTGTTTGGAGGAACTACCGCAGAGAGTTTAGCGGACTCCATTAGACTCCCGGCACTAACACCTGAGGGTTTAGAAGCCATTCTGGACTTCTTGTACTCAGGCTGGCTCAGCATATCACCCTCCAAAATTTCTGTCATCCTGGAAGCAGCCAGGTACCTGCAAGTGGAGACGGCAGTGTCAATATGTGAGCACTTCATGATTGATGGTTTAAGTGCTGAGAATTGCTGTTCTTATGCTAACCTGGCTGAACGCCATGCACTATCAAACGCACTTGAGGCTGCCAATCAAACCATCGCTACGGACATGGGGACATTGCTTCAGGAAAGCAGGGACGACCTCCTCGAGCTGAATATCCAATCACTGATGGCGGTGCTTGATGCTGACGAGATACCTGGTGTCAAGGAGGTGGAGCTTGTGAAGCTGGCTCTGGATTGGCTGGATGAGAATGGGCCCCTCCCATTGCTGAAATCAAATCTTCTGCTGAGTCGTCTGCGCTTCGGATTGGTCAGTGTTTCTGATCTCACCAACCTTAACCACAGAGCCATGGCCACACCTTTAATCAGAAGTCAGCTGACTCGAGCTTTGGAATACCACAGGATGGGTTCAGCTCAACCAATCAGACAGAGCAGGCAGTCGACGCTTAGAGCATCATCCAGTCGTGTGTTGCTTGTGGGTGGAGGGCCCAGTGCTGATTGGCCAGAACAGCAGGTGTTGGCATTTGATCCAAGAAGCAAGAAGTTTTCATCTCTGAGTTCCTGTCTCCCACTGCGACTGAGAAATCACTGTGCGTGCTCAGTCGGAGGTTTCCTCTTTGTGATTGGAGGGGAGGAAGTTAAAGAGGGAGATGAGGATGGAAAAAAGCCTGTTACCAAAGCAACATCCAACCAGGTGTGGCGGTACGACCCTCGCTTTGACTGCTGGGAGCAGGTAGAGTCTATGTTGGAGAGGCGGGCGCAGTTCACCTGCTGTGTGGTGGAGGATGTTATATATGTCATTGGAGGACGACACACACGACCtgacaccgacacacacacctcgGTTTCTTCTGTTGAGTTTTACGACATGACTATGGgagtgtggaggagaggagcaacaATGCCTCGCCCCCTTTACGGCCACGCATCTGCTGTGCTTGACAACAACATCTATGTGTCAGGTGGTCTCCCGGGCAACCAGGGCAACATCCACAGCAGTAACCATGGGGATAACCCGGATGAAAACagggagagctgcagagagttCCTGTGTTGGGACCGCAAAGGAAGAGTTTGGGAAAAGAGGGCATCCATGTCTATTGCCAGGTTCAGTCACCGCTTGACAACTGCCCATGGCTACATCTACGCCCTGCTGGGGATGTATGAACCTTTCTGTGATATAGAACGATACGATTCACAGTCAGACCACTGGACACGCCTCAGACCGCTTCTCATTGGCTCCTTTAAATATGGGATGGTGTCAATGCCATCTGGGAATCTGCTGGTATTTGGAGGGATAAGATGGAACGATGGAGAGGAGGTGATCATGAAGAGCGTGTTGGAgtacaacacaaaaaaagactgCTGGAGGGAGATCTGTCAGCTCCCCAGACCTCTCACTGGGACTGAGTGCACTCTGCTACCCCTGCCAGACTGA
- the smpx gene encoding small muscular protein produces MSKPSSNVKALQANLNIPMGALRPGAGHPVKRREETVEAEEAHSPDQPSAAAQTPEEKKALPGAVKLPGPAVNLSELQNVKSELRWVTKD; encoded by the exons ATGTCCAAACCTTCGTCCAACGTCAAGGCCCTTCAG GCTAATTTGAACATCCCGATGGGAGCTTTGCGTCCTGGGGCGGGACATCCTgtcaagaggagagaggagacagtagAAGCAGAGGAG gcTCATTCACCAGATCAACCCAGTGCAGCAGCGCAGACGCCGGAGGAGAAGAAGGCGTTGCCGGGTGCGGTAAAACTGCCCGGGCCTGCTGTCAACCTATCAGAGCTGCAGAACGTCAAGAGCGAACTACGATGGGTAACCAAGGATTAA